ATGCTTGCAATGTAATTACAATAACTGTTGGTATTGTCTAATGCTGTAATAATATAGGTGCCACTCGGATAAGTCCACCCTGTAATAGTAAAATCAGGAATACCGGTGCCGCTACCAAGATATATAGTGTTTTGAGAAGCATCTGTCAGAGTCCAATCCAACAGCACGTTATCAGGATTAACAGCAGTTAGCACTACATCTGCTCCCGGACAACTTTTTGTGGGGCCGCTAATGCTAAAAGGCTGCTTGGTTTCAACTGTTATGCTTGCAGTGCCTCCGCAATCTAATAAGGCATTGTTATAATTTACACTTAGGGTTGATGTGCCCGCACTTGCCCAATCTACCAGTATTTCGTTGGTGCCTTGACCTGAAATAATTGTACCATTGCTGCCTGTTATCTGCCAGTTATAAACACAACCCGTCATGGCAGGAACACTGTATTTTGTCTGAGAGCCTTTACATACTAATGTTGGCCCGTCAATACTACTTGTTGTAGAAATAATTGGTATCTCAACACAAGTTTCACTCGGGCAATAATTGCCACACCCACCGTTAGTATTATCTAAACATAAAATTCCATTGCCGCTGCCTCCTGTCCATTCTACCTGTATGCTACTGCCATAAGGCGTTGGTGAAAGTATGTTTCCACCGGTAACTACCCAGTTATAAGAACTGCAATTCACTGCATCGGTATAATATTTACCTGTATCGCCTTGGCATATCGGTGTCGGGCATTCTATATTCACACCATTTACCGGGTCAACTTCTACCGTTACATAACATATGCCTGTACAACCGCAAGCATTGGTTACGGTGAGCGTTACGTGATAGGTTCCGGGGGTTAGCCATGAATGTACTTCATCTCTATGTGTCGAAAAAGTACCATCACCAAAATCCCACAACCAACTTACAATTGGCGAGCCTGAATTTCCAAGATCAGCATTACCAAAAAACAAAGCATTCTGTTCAAGACAGACAGCAATTGAGCCTCCTAAACGACAATCCACATCTCCGGGATATGCAGTTATTATTGCCAGTGGCGATTCAATTATCTCAATGCATTTTTCAGTCGTATTTACACAACCATTGCCATCGGTCTCCGTTACAGAAACCATTCCGTTGCCGGCACTTCCCCACAAAACTCCTATCTCATTGTTTGAAATGACTGTAAAACTTTGTGCCCCTGTTACGCTCCAATTTAATACCGAACCAACGTTAACGGGATTTGCGAAGTAATGAACAGTTCCGTTTTCACAAACATGCCAGCAGGTGTCGTTTACTACTGTGGGCATTACCTGTCCTTCATGCTCTTTATAGATAACACAGTTATTGGTGAAATCTGTGGTTAATACAGGCTGTGGTAATGGGTTTACTGTTACAGCAAGCGATGGTGTTCCTATTACTGTTCCGGAAACATCATACAAAGTAACACCAACAGAGCCTGAACCCACTGCACTCCAACCTATACTCACTGTGCCTGTGCCCGTACTTACGATATAGCCACCGGATACATTCCATGTGTATGTTGCAGGTAATGGTGTTCCGCTGACTGAATATACTGAAATATTATTCATGCAGTCTTCTGTGTTGCCTACTACAGCATATTGCGCCTTTAAAAAGCACGGAAGCAACACCAGCAATAATGCAATAATTCTTGTCTTCAAAACATTTTTCCTTAACCTGCTAAAGGTGCTTTTCAGAAAATTGTTTGCGGGGGGGGGGGGTAATGTAATAGCTCTCATAAACATGGTTTTTTGGTTTGTAATTATGTCATGCATCTATCCAAATGCAAACCAAAATTAAATCTGTTTAATTGAAATTCCAAATTTATTTTGGAAAAATAGTTCACGGTTTTGATTGATTTTTAAAAAATAATGATTTACTTTTCTCGTATCAAAAAAACTACCATGTTCTTCATTAACTATTTAATGCTGTATCACACGCTCCTTTTTAAACTCTGCGGGGTTGCCCTGATAGATGCCATAAGCTTTAAGTCCTGATGTAGCCACAGAACCTGCTGCCAGCACACTGTGAGAATAACATGTTACGTTGGGACAAACAATAGCTTTTGCTCCAATAAAAACACCATCCTCAATTGTCACAGGGCCAAAAATGGTTTCAAACCTTGAGCTTTTATAATTGTGATTGCCTGTAAGTATCATAGCTCCTTGTGCTATGTTTACATGGCTTCCTATAGTTACCTGATCAAGATTATAAATCCATGCGTTTTCGCCAATCCAAACATGATTGCCAATTGTCAATCGCCAGGGGAACTTTATATTAACACCGGGCTTGCTGATGACTACGCCCTTCCCTATCCTTGCACCAAACAGGCGCAGCAAAAAACATCGTATTGCACTCGAAGGGCAAAAAGGGCTGATGAAAAAAATAACATTGACCCAATGCCACAGAAAAAATTTTAATGAAGATGCGCCACGGTCAAATTCTGATGGATTAAATTTAGATAAATCGGACTTTACACGTTCTTCCATTGGCCAAAAATAAAAAATGTAACAATGTGTTAATCCTTTATCGGAAAGCGAATAGTTTGGCTGGCATAAAAATGATACTGCACTAAATGTTCTTTAATATAATTCTGCCAGGTTCGCTGTGCAAATTCTACATTGGAAAACTCTGTTGCTTTATCGTAAGCCTGATGTTGCTTCTGCAGATCCACCCATGTTTTGTCATACACTTCCTGCACGTCTTTTATGAAGGTGCGCTTATTGGTCTTTAAAGCCAAAACCCGCTTTTTCATCTTACGGGCAAAGACTTCAGTTAAATCAAAATGACCTTTTTCATGTTCCAACAATGCCGGTGTTACATCTTTTTTACGTACCCACGATTTGTTTTTATCCATGTATGCAATAATGGTCAAAATGGCTGTGTCGCCAACAATCTGCGGAATACAATACAAGCCGCAGTTGGTTGAAATATGCAGGTTTTTGTCAGGCGATGTTATTGGCCCTTTATAATCTTCCATTTTTAAGGATAGTGAATCATTCCACTCTATCAATTCGCGTTGTGCATTGGATGTCTGACTTAAAACGAAACAAAAAACAAATACAGTCAAAAAGCGCATACTTTTAAATTTTTAGATTCTTTTACGGCAGATGCTCTTTTTTTTTACATCAAAACTTCTTCAAACCTTACATTGAACTTACTGTTTCAACTTTTTGGCAGTCAAATTTCAGAGCATTTAGCCGGTATCCTTAACTTTGCATAAAAAAAATGAAATCATGTTTGGAAAGTTAGCCGAGGCACAAAAAAAAATGCAAGAGATAAAAGACAGACTGGAAACAGTAATTGTCACAGGAGAAGCAGAAAATGGCAAGGTTGTAGTCGAAGCCAACGGCAATAACCGCATACGCTCAATAACCATCAATGAATCGTTATTTAAAATTGGAGATAAACACGAAGTTGAAGAGTTGATTACTGTTGCTGTTAACCGTGCGCTTGAAGCTTCAGAAAAATTAATGCAAATAGAAATGGCTGCAGCATCAAAGGATATTCTACCCGGATTTTTACAAAAATGATTTCCCTCCTATTTCTTTAATGTTTTATAGAGCTCAAACTTTTTCTTTACATAAAGGATAAAATCGTATTGTGTAGAATTTTTCAAGAACTCATCGCTGACGTTAATAAAATCAACAAAGTCGTCAAACTTTTCTTCATCCAGAGTTATCATATCATTGTCAACATATTTCCGAAATAACTCTTTAAGTAATTTTCGTTTATTGTCTTCGTTTCTCAGTTGGGCAATATTTCGTTTAGCTCTCTCTCGTTTGCTGAAAGATTGATACAAAAAAGTAATCGGGCTTTCAAATGCATCAATGCCAGAAACCATATAGTCTTCTTTTTTATAGCCGAGCTTTTCAATATCTTTTTGAATGACTTCGAGTTCGCGAGGCGGAATTATAATTACAGGTTTCAAGGTAACAACTGGTTTTTCAAGCAAGACTGCTATTCTGAATGTGTCTTTTTGCATCGAATCTTTAAAACACAGCTTTTTTACAGAATAGCCTGTCGCATTCACCATAATAGTATCTGTTTTATTAAAACCATACTGAAACGAATTATTATCAGCTGAAAAAAAACCTGTTCCGGTGGTTTTATTTACAATCATTAATCCCTGCAAAGGTAGTGCAGGATCGTTGCCATTTACTTTGGCAACGACATAAACTTTTTGCCCTTTAACAAAAACAGTCAGCAGCGACAACGCAAAAATTAAAACATGGCATTTAGCTTTCAATATCATACGGCAATAATAACAACTATACATAAACTGTTCAATGAAGATTTACCATAAAAAAAGGGAAACCAGTTACGGTCTCCCCTATTCTGAAGCTACTGTTTCTGTTTTTAGCGATTCACTTCAAATCTTATATGATTCTCTTCACTACCTTTTGTGATGGTTAGCGTGTAAACTCCCGGAGTAAACATTCTCAGGTCAATGTCGCCACCATTGTTTCCTTCAGAAGCCATCTTCTTATCGTTCAATAAAACCCGACCGGCAATATCACTAACTCTGATAAAGTAATAACCTTCTTTCTTTGCATCAAAGGCATAGGTAATGTGGTCATCTGCAGGATTTGGATAAGCATTGATCATCAGTTCAGAAGTAGCTTCTCCCAATCGTGCATTGCCTGTTGTGAAATTCTCCATAGAACTATAAGCAGAATTGTTTGAATAAGTACACATAGATTTGAGCTGAACATTATACAACACTCCCGGACTAAGGTTTCTGATAATGGTATGTCCTGCAGAGGCTCTGACATAGGCATATTTCCACGAATTACTTGTTAACGGTGCGTATTTTATCACCACATAGGAAACACCTGGTTGTGGATTCCAGCTTACAGTAGCTCTGTTTGACATTACATTTGATATAGTAATTCCACTTATCACATCACATCCACTTGTAGTAGTAAAATAATTATCGCTGCTGTAGTTGCTTGATACATTTCCACACTCAGTCTTTACGCTCCACTGATAGGTAGTTCCGGAAACTAAACCTGTTAAATTAAATCCCCATGCTGTAGTATTGTTAGTAGCAAGTGACTTATAGGTATAGCTTGATGCGCCTAACTTTTTGTAACGTATGGTGATGTTAGTTGCACGTGTACCATACCAATTGAGCTGTGCTGAACTGTTGGTAACATTAGTGGTAAATGTATTTACAACAGTACTGCCGCAAGCGGTAGGGCCACTAAGTGTAGTAAATACTTCTGTTGCACTTACGATTGCACTACCTGCACAGATTGCAGTAACTCTCCACTGATAAGTAGTTGCAGGTAATAATTCGTTAATATCAATATTGTTTCGTGAACGAACATATTTTACAATCACTGTTGAGCTTCCCATTACGTTATAAGCAACTCTGAATGAATCGGCCGAAACAGCAGGATTCCACATCAACGAAGCTTTTTTATCAATAATATTAAACGCACTTAACATATCAGGTTTAGCACAAGGTGCAGGCTCTAATGAGTTAACTTGAATTTTTGCTGCCGGTGACTGACATCCATAAGCATTCTTGGCTACAACTGAGTAAACACCTGATGCATTTACAGATATTGTTGGCGTTGTCTGACCACCATTCCACTGGTAAGATGCTGCACTTGGTTCAAATGCTTTAAGCTGATACATTGTGCCTGTAACATAAGTGTAGGTAACTTCAGGCTTGTTTGGTGTTGGTGCCTGAGCGATGGTGATATTAGCAGTTGATGTAGAACCGTCACTGTTTCTGATGTTTACAGTGTATGTGCCGGGATTAGTAACAACTATACTTTGTGTAGCTTGTAACCCGGGTAACCAAATGTATTGCATTCCAGGACTTGAAGTAAGCGTTGCAGATTGACCCAAGCAAATCTGATTGTTAGCAGCAGTAGTTGTTATTGATGCAGGTTGCGAATTGTTTACTACGGTTATGACCATTGGTGATGATGTAGCAGAACATCCTTGTGCATTAGTAACTTTTACAGTGTAGCTTCCCCCTGTATTTACAGTAATTGAAGAAGTTGTTGCACCGGTTGACCACAAATAACTGCTACCTGCTGATGCAGTTAAAGTTACTGACTGACCTTGTGTGATGGTTGTTGAACCACTGGCAGTTATAGTAGCTACAGGTAATGGATTCACTGTAACAACCAACGGTGCTGACGTTGCCGAACATGAACCATTAGAAACAGTTACAACATAACTTCCTGATGTACTCACATTAATATCCTGAGTAGTTGCTCCATTTGACCATTGATAAGATGTTCCTGCACCGGCACTTAATGTTACGCCACCACCCTGACAAAAAGTAGTTGGGCCATTAGCAATAATTGTTGCAGATGCACCACCTGTAGTAACAGCCAATGGAGCAGATGTAGTTACACATCCTTGTACATTATAAACTTTTACGGTATAGCTTCCTGCCGCAGACACAGTGATGGATTGTGTTGTTGCACCTGTTGACCATAAATATGATGAACCACTGCTTGCTTTTAATACTACACTTGCTCCTGAACAAAGCATGGTAGAACCATTAGGTGTAATTGTTGCAACTGGATTTGATGCCACTGTAACAGTTTGTGGTGCCGATGTAGCTGAACAATTTCCATTAGAAACGGTTACAGAATATGAACCGGCAGCATTAACAGTTATTGATTTTGTTGTTGCACCATTTGACCATAAATATGATGTGCTTGTATTGGCAGTTAAAGTTACATTACCTCCTTGACAGAAGCTAGTCGGCCCGTTAGCCGTAATTGTAGCTGTTGGTATTTGACTTACTGTTACAACCTTTGGGGCAGACGTTGCTGAACAGCTACCTGAATTAACCGTTACAGAGTATGAACCAGATGCATTAACAGTTATTGATTTTGTTGTTGCGCCATTTGACCATAAATATAAAGTGCCTGTGTTGGCTGTTAATGTTACACTTCCGCCCTGACAGAAAGAAGTAGGACCACCGGCTGTGATAGTTGCAGTTGCATTATTACTCACAGCAACAACTGTTGGAGCCGATGTAGCTGAACAATTCCCATTAGCTACGGTTACTGAATATGAACCGGCTGCGCTAACTGTTATTGATTGAGTAGTTGCTCCATTTGACCATTGATAAGATGAACCTGCATTAGCAGTTAAAGTAACATTACTACCCGGACAAAATGTGGTTGGTCCATTGGCAGTGATAGTTGCTGTTGCCGAATTACTAACTGTTACAGAAGTTGGAGCAGATGTTGCACTGCACGATCCATTATTAACTGTAACAGAATATGAACCTGCTGTATTGACAGTTATTGATTTTGTGGTTGCACCTGTTGACCATAAGTATGAAGAACCTGTGTTGGCAGTTAATGTTACACTACCACCAGGACAGAAAGTTGTTGGCCCACCGGCTGTAATAGTTGCTGTTCCACCTGCAGTCATAGTTACACTTGTTGCTGCTGATGTTGATGAACAACCCTGCGCATTACTTACTGTTACTACGTAATTGCCGGCTGTGTTTACTGTTACTGATTGTGATGTTGATCCATTTGACCATAGGTATGATGCACCAGCACTAGCCGTTAATGTAACAGAAGCACCCTGACATAATGCTGTTGATCCACTTGCAGAAATTGTAGCTGCAGGAGCAGAACTTACTGTAACTGTTACCGGATTACTGATAGCAGCACAACCACTACCCTGTGAAACAGTAACTACATAATTTCCTGCTTGTGAAACAGTGATTGATTGTGTAGTTGCACCATTTGACCATAAGTATGAATTGCCTGCTCCGGCAGTTAATGTTACATTTCCACCCTGACAGAATGTTGTTGGTCCACCGGCATTGATAGTAGCTGTTCCACCGGAATTGCAAGCCACCATTGAATAGTTTGTGATGACATTATTATTTGCCGATAAAATGAATTTATCAATCATTAACTTATTGTTTGTTGGAGTAAAACGAATTGTATGACTTCCAACACTAAGACCGCTAAACTGAATAGCCTGCTGTGAACATGCATCTAAACGATACCATGTCCAGTTTGTATCAGTTACACAACCGATAGATTTTGATGCACCATTGTCAACAGCAACACCAAAACCTGTTGAAGTCCCATCTGTACTTCTTGCTCGAACAAACAAATATAAGTTTGCTTGCGCTGCGCTTCTTGGTTGAAACACATATTCTAATGGCGTAAATGTAGATTGTGTTGAAGGAAACACAACTGCAGTAGTAAAGTTAGTATAATCGCCTGCGGCTGCACCTTGAGGCTGAATGGTCTTCAAGCTATATGTTGCGTTGGTATTATCATACAATTCTGATTCAATTGTAAAATCTTTTGACCAGAATGACGGATGAGACTTTTCATGCCATTCATCTAACTGATAAAATACAGGAGATGATGCATTTGTTTTATCATAAATATAAGTGCTGCCTTGACGTCTTACTTTGAATTTTACCTGTTGACCATCTAGTGTAATTGTTGCTACACTTTCATTTTCTGCACCGCCAACCATACTTGTGTTTGGCTGAATGGTTCCGGTAATGGCAAATTTAGATTGTGTATTATGTTTTCTTACTACAACTAATTTACGTAAGTCACCAGCCCAGAAAGTATAACCCGGTTTACCTGAAGGTGCGCTATAATATGCAGGTACATCGCCAGGCATTACACTACCATTGCGTAAGAATTCTTCATAGCGGCTAGCAACAGCTTGTGCATAACTGGGCATTGCTGTTTGCCATGCATAACCTGCAGGGTTTGCAGGTGGTGGATTTGGTGGGTTGTAATTTCCTGATTCGTTAAAATAACCTGTATAGAAAAATTCAGCACCAATCATGTTCAGACATTTTAGCAATCCCATAAACTGTGCAGGACGCATATTGTTATCTTCATTAACATCCCAACCTGCTGCAACAAATGGAGAGAATAAATTATCACCTGCTTGTAACTCATAATAACGGCTATCAACTATCCACTGCCAACCATGCCATGCAGTTATCCAATTGCGCCAGTTGTATGGCCAACGTGGATAAAAATCAGGCGTACTGTAACGCTGACCATTTATTGCTGAATTCACCAAACGGGCTTCACTGTATTTTTGACGATATTGAGGAAAGCCATCAATTCCATACTCAGTAAATTTTGTATTAGATAATGCCGGAATATCCATGATAACATCACGGTATGATTGTGTTTCGTTCTCTTTAAATTTTCTTGCTTGAAAAGTCTGGAAATCCAAACCCGAAGCATTCTTTGCAGCAACCACTGCAGGGTCAGCAGCTAATGCAGCATCTGTACTCCATGCAAACACTTCTCCATTCTCATTTATCATTGTTAATGGTCTTGTCAAAGCATTCAACACATCCTGAACGTTTGACTTCATTTGATTGCCATCACCGGAATAAGCACTTACAGGTGCTGTAGGTCTCCACCACTTAGTTGATGAGTTGTTTCCATTTGGATCAATAAAATTACCTGAAGAATTTTGAAGGTATTTATCAGCAGACAAATTCTGACTTCTGATTAATGAAGGATTCAACTGTGCACGAAGTGTAATTAAAGACGTTCCTAATTGTGGATTTTGATTAGCAAGATTTGCCCATGCATTTCCCCACTGATCCATGCTTAGACGAAGCTGAATCATGTAGTTCCAGTTTTTAGCAAGCTCTTCATTAATGGCAGTACTGTTTGTTGCTGACTGTGCATCAGATACACCGCTTTGAAAACGGCCACCCATATACATTAAATCCACCCAATTGAAATTTTTCAATAATGTATTTCCTGCTTTATAACGAGCTACAGGATAACTTCTCAATTGATCAATTGCAGATACATTTGGATTTGGATGCCCCGGAGCAAATTCTGTGTTATCCAAACCTGCCGTTACTGGTGATGCTGTTGGTAAATTACCATTGAAAGTAAGGTTAAAGCTATAAGCCTTGTTGGTTTGCACTGCATCTTTATAATGCTGATAAATTAACTTGGAAGGAACAGTTCTGTTGTAAATAGCAATCTCATCATATTCACCAAAGTATTTCATATAACTAACACCTTGATTCCAGAATAAACTTGTATTCGAGCCATTAACAATCTTTCCTGAAATAGTTTTTGAATATCCAGATGGACATTCTCCGTCAATATATATTTCTTTTTTTCCGGTAAGTGAACTGTATTGAAATACGATATGATGCCAGTTGCCATCAACAAAATATCCATACGAGCGTTTACCAATTCCATCAAAGCTAACTTTCAACTCGTCTGAACCGCTACCTGAAGTATAGGTATAGAAATAAATTCCATCAAAATTAAAATTAGCGGAAAATCCTCCATCCATTCTTCTGAATAGTAAAGTTTGGTTGAATTGATAGCCCGGCTTAAATAAAAACTCAATGGCAAATGATGTATCTGGCACAAAATTACCAGTGTTAATATTATCACCATTGCTGCCTAAAATTAAACCTTTACCCACAGCACTGTTATTAGAAACTGTGTAACCACAACCATAGGAAGTAAAATCCATATTGGTACGATTCATTGAGTCCTTATTAAAAGGACTGCTGTTAAAAGTCCAGTAGCTTACCGGTGCATAGGTTTGTGCATTTGCAACCTGAAGCAGTGATAATGCAGCAAAGATTACATGAAGTAATAATAATGACAAACTCAGGATCTTGAATTTCCTGAACTGTCGGTTAATTAAACTCCTGATTTCTGTTGTCATTTCGTTGACAGCATTTGCGAAGTAGATTTTTTGTGCCATTTGAATTTTTTTTGGTTCAACAAATTTTTGGCACGTTGTTTGAAAAGAAGCTTTTGATTGATTTGACTTTTTTTCTCGTGCCAACGCAGGCAATATAAACTGCAGTTATACCTAATAGCATTCGACTAGCCTTCATTATTGCATTTGCAAGAAAACGGTCTGTGTTGGCAATTATTTAGTTTTCTTTTTAATACTTTTCATTCTTAAAGTAAAACACATTTTATTTTAATTTAAGATTGACCTTGTGTAAGATTTATCCGTTTTATTATAAAAACGGAGACTATTGTAGTCATAACAAATTGTCTGCTGACAAAAAAACTTACATGAAGTATGAAATTTGTTAAAACAGTTTAATAAAAAAAGGACGGTATGCATTTGCACACCGTCCTTTTTTAACTAAAAACTAAATATCAATATGGACTTTGCAACACTTTACCGTGTTTGGTCTGTTTAAAATCATCTTTAGAAATTGCATCTTTCTTTCCAAGATATGACCATTTTATAGCTGCTGTATATTCATTAAAAGTATTATTCAAATCTTTCAGCTTAACATTGTTAACCATATCAGAAAGTGTCTCATCCAACTTCCATGACCCTGTTGCTTCGCTACGTCCCAAGGCACCTGATTGTGCTTCTGATGTCTCCAACTTCTGATAATAGTTAGTAAGATATCCCTGACGTAAATCTTTGAGCTCTTTTTCGGTAAATCCTGTTTTTTTAATAGAATCAATAATAGAAACCATTACATCTATTGCTTTTTTAGGATCTGTGGTTGTAATATAGATAAAAGAATATGGGGATGAAACGGCATTGCGCATATATCCGGCAGCCGGTGCATAAGACAAGCTGCGTTTTGTTCTAAGCTCTACAAAAAACCTATCGTAAAGCATTTGCATTGCTAAATCCATCTGCACGCCCTTATCAATTGCCAATGATGGCGCACTCATAATTCCCATCAGGTAATTTGTAGCAATATCGCGGTCAACAATAACTTCGCTACCTTTAGTAATAACCAATTTGGGTTCCACAACCGGTGCTGTTCCAACAGGCATTTTTCCTAATGTAGCTTTTATTTTACTCACTAAATCAGCTTCATTAACATCGCCCACAACAACTAAGTAGCAACGTTTTTTTCCTATAACATTTTTATAATGACTAATAATATCAGCTAATGTTAGTTTTTCAATGCTTGCAACAGAACCTTGTGGGTCTTTTGCATAGTTTCTGCCTTTGAATGTTTCTTCCATTGCAATTGAACTCAATGAACCATCAGCATCGGATTCACGTTGCTTTGCACCTGACAAAGCCTTTTCCTTTTCCAAGTCAAACTCTTTTGAGTCAAAGGCCGGATTCATTACTGCATCAGCAAATAGATTCCACGACTCATTCCAATTGGGTTTAATACATGTCATACTCAGGTTTCCATAATCCAATCCCGAAGATGACTCGAATGATGTACCAATTTTTTCGGCAGCATCATTAAAAGCAACTTTATCCAATT
This portion of the Bacteroidia bacterium genome encodes:
- a CDS encoding pitrilysin family protein, with product MNKLYKYFAIGAAMISVQGAALAQATKEVNVDGLKLILRHTPKEVISVRLYVKGGTANYTKEKEGVESLAFSIAMNGGTKKLDKVAFNDAAEKIGTSFESSSGLDYGNLSMTCIKPNWNESWNLFADAVMNPAFDSKEFDLEKEKALSGAKQRESDADGSLSSIAMEETFKGRNYAKDPQGSVASIEKLTLADIISHYKNVIGKKRCYLVVVGDVNEADLVSKIKATLGKMPVGTAPVVEPKLVITKGSEVIVDRDIATNYLMGIMSAPSLAIDKGVQMDLAMQMLYDRFFVELRTKRSLSYAPAAGYMRNAVSSPYSFIYITTTDPKKAIDVMVSIIDSIKKTGFTEKELKDLRQGYLTNYYQKLETSEAQSGALGRSEATGSWKLDETLSDMVNNVKLKDLNNTFNEYTAAIKWSYLGKKDAISKDDFKQTKHGKVLQSPY
- a CDS encoding DUF922 domain-containing protein, which codes for MTVFVFCFVLSQTSNAQRELIEWNDSLSLKMEDYKGPITSPDKNLHISTNCGLYCIPQIVGDTAILTIIAYMDKNKSWVRKKDVTPALLEHEKGHFDLTEVFARKMKKRVLALKTNKRTFIKDVQEVYDKTWVDLQKQHQAYDKATEFSNVEFAQRTWQNYIKEHLVQYHFYASQTIRFPIKD
- a CDS encoding fibronectin type III domain-containing protein; translated protein: MAQKIYFANAVNEMTTEIRSLINRQFRKFKILSLSLLLLHVIFAALSLLQVANAQTYAPVSYWTFNSSPFNKDSMNRTNMDFTSYGCGYTVSNNSAVGKGLILGSNGDNINTGNFVPDTSFAIEFLFKPGYQFNQTLLFRRMDGGFSANFNFDGIYFYTYTSGSGSDELKVSFDGIGKRSYGYFVDGNWHHIVFQYSSLTGKKEIYIDGECPSGYSKTISGKIVNGSNTSLFWNQGVSYMKYFGEYDEIAIYNRTVPSKLIYQHYKDAVQTNKAYSFNLTFNGNLPTASPVTAGLDNTEFAPGHPNPNVSAIDQLRSYPVARYKAGNTLLKNFNWVDLMYMGGRFQSGVSDAQSATNSTAINEELAKNWNYMIQLRLSMDQWGNAWANLANQNPQLGTSLITLRAQLNPSLIRSQNLSADKYLQNSSGNFIDPNGNNSSTKWWRPTAPVSAYSGDGNQMKSNVQDVLNALTRPLTMINENGEVFAWSTDAALAADPAVVAAKNASGLDFQTFQARKFKENETQSYRDVIMDIPALSNTKFTEYGIDGFPQYRQKYSEARLVNSAINGQRYSTPDFYPRWPYNWRNWITAWHGWQWIVDSRYYELQAGDNLFSPFVAAGWDVNEDNNMRPAQFMGLLKCLNMIGAEFFYTGYFNESGNYNPPNPPPANPAGYAWQTAMPSYAQAVASRYEEFLRNGSVMPGDVPAYYSAPSGKPGYTFWAGDLRKLVVVRKHNTQSKFAITGTIQPNTSMVGGAENESVATITLDGQQVKFKVRRQGSTYIYDKTNASSPVFYQLDEWHEKSHPSFWSKDFTIESELYDNTNATYSLKTIQPQGAAAGDYTNFTTAVVFPSTQSTFTPLEYVFQPRSAAQANLYLFVRARSTDGTSTGFGVAVDNGASKSIGCVTDTNWTWYRLDACSQQAIQFSGLSVGSHTIRFTPTNNKLMIDKFILSANNNVITNYSMVACNSGGTATINAGGPTTFCQGGNVTLTAGAGNSYLWSNGATTQSITVSQAGNYVVTVSQGSGCAAISNPVTVTVSSAPAATISASGSTALCQGASVTLTASAGASYLWSNGSTSQSVTVNTAGNYVVTVSNAQGCSSTSAATSVTMTAGGTATITAGGPTTFCPGGSVTLTANTGSSYLWSTGATTKSITVNTAGSYSVTVNNGSCSATSAPTSVTVSNSATATITANGPTTFCPGSNVTLTANAGSSYQWSNGATTQSITVSAAGSYSVTVANGNCSATSAPTVVAVSNNATATITAGGPTSFCQGGSVTLTANTGTLYLWSNGATTKSITVNASGSYSVTVNSGSCSATSAPKVVTVSQIPTATITANGPTSFCQGGNVTLTANTSTSYLWSNGATTKSITVNAAGSYSVTVSNGNCSATSAPQTVTVASNPVATITPNGSTMLCSGASVVLKASSGSSYLWSTGATTQSITVSAAGSYTVKVYNVQGCVTTSAPLAVTTGGASATIIANGPTTFCQGGGVTLSAGAGTSYQWSNGATTQDINVSTSGSYVVTVSNGSCSATSAPLVVTVNPLPVATITASGSTTITQGQSVTLTASAGSSYLWSTGATTSSITVNTGGSYTVKVTNAQGCSATSSPMVITVVNNSQPASITTTAANNQICLGQSATLTSSPGMQYIWLPGLQATQSIVVTNPGTYTVNIRNSDGSTSTANITIAQAPTPNKPEVTYTYVTGTMYQLKAFEPSAASYQWNGGQTTPTISVNASGVYSVVAKNAYGCQSPAAKIQVNSLEPAPCAKPDMLSAFNIIDKKASLMWNPAVSADSFRVAYNVMGSSTVIVKYVRSRNNIDINELLPATTYQWRVTAICAGSAIVSATEVFTTLSGPTACGSTVVNTFTTNVTNSSAQLNWYGTRATNITIRYKKLGASSYTYKSLATNNTTAWGFNLTGLVSGTTYQWSVKTECGNVSSNYSSDNYFTTTSGCDVISGITISNVMSNRATVSWNPQPGVSYVVIKYAPLTSNSWKYAYVRASAGHTIIRNLSPGVLYNVQLKSMCTYSNNSAYSSMENFTTGNARLGEATSELMINAYPNPADDHITYAFDAKKEGYYFIRVSDIAGRVLLNDKKMASEGNNGGDIDLRMFTPGVYTLTITKGSEENHIRFEVNR
- a CDS encoding WcaF family extracellular polysaccharide biosynthesis acetyltransferase — translated: MEERVKSDLSKFNPSEFDRGASSLKFFLWHWVNVIFFISPFCPSSAIRCFLLRLFGARIGKGVVISKPGVNIKFPWRLTIGNHVWIGENAWIYNLDQVTIGSHVNIAQGAMILTGNHNYKSSRFETIFGPVTIEDGVFIGAKAIVCPNVTCYSHSVLAAGSVATSGLKAYGIYQGNPAEFKKERVIQH
- a CDS encoding YbaB/EbfC family nucleoid-associated protein, producing the protein MFGKLAEAQKKMQEIKDRLETVIVTGEAENGKVVVEANGNNRIRSITINESLFKIGDKHEVEELITVAVNRALEASEKLMQIEMAAASKDILPGFLQK